A window of Streptomyces sp. Je 1-332 genomic DNA:
CCCGCGATGTTCGCCTCGGTGCTGGTCTCCAGGCCCAGGCGTCCGGCCAGCTCGACCAGCGCCTGACCGATCTGGCCCGGCCGCTCGGAGGGAATCCACCAGACGATGTCGTACTCACCCTGATGGCGATACGCGTACTCGATGGCGAGCTGGGTCTTGCCGACGCCGCCCATGCCGTGAATCGCCTCGGGCAGGACCGTGGTCGTGCCCTCCCGCAGACGCTCGCCGAGCAGTTCGAGCAGCTCCGCGCGACCGGTGAAGTTCGGGTTACGGGGCGGCAGGTTTCCCCAAACGCGCGGCTGTGATGTGCGGTCCCCCTCCACCGTTTGCTGGGACGTAGTCGACATCGCCAATACTCCTTCAGGATGGGGCCGGGAGTCGGGGGTTCGACCGCTTTTCTCCAGGCTGACTGCGTATCGACGATCGTGCCAGCCAAGTACCCCTGCCAGCAGGGCGGCGCGCTGCATGAAACGTCCGGAGAGTGCCCTCAGCGCGGCGAGTTCCACGCGGAGGAAGCCGATGTTGCGGCTGTTCACCCGGGGCATGGCCAGGGTGTCGAGCGGTTCGGCGGGGGAGGGGAGCAGCGAGGGGGCGCCGGTGCCGTCGCCCGCCAGTAACGCGCGTACGTCGTGCAGGATCCGCGCCGTGTCGCTGCGGCGGCCGAGCGCGAGCAGCTCCTCGCGGATGTCGGGAGCGAAGGAGAACGCCACGTCCGTGATGTCGTCGCCCTGCTCCCCGCTGGGCCGGACGAGGCCGCTCATCAGCAGCTCCGACACGTGCGCGGGGCCGGCCCCCGGCGTGGTCTCCAGGACCTTGCGGATCAGCGGGAGGCTCAGGGGGACGGCGGACAGGCGCGTGGCCAGGGTGAAGGCCGTGGGAGAGGCCCCGGCGCGATAGTCCGAGACGCGTTCCGCCGCGGGCACCGTGCTGCGCGGGTCGGGGACCTCGTCCGTCCAGGGCAGGGCCCGCGCGGCGTCCGGCCTGCGCTTCCACTCCCGCGCACGGACAGCGGACATCTCGAGCCACCGCGGCTCAGGTCCCATGACGAGCTGGGTCCAGGCCTCGGCCCAGCGGTTGGTCAGGGCGAGGACCGGCACGAGGACCGCGTCCCCCTCGACCTCCGGCTCTGCCGGGTCGCGCGACTCGACGGGGGCATCGCGCAGCTCCCAGTCGAGCTCGCTGTTGGCCGCCCAGGCGTGGTCGGCGCGCAGCCGCACCCGGCAGACGTCCAGGCCCGTGCGGAACCACAGCTGTTGGGGGAGCACGTGCACGACGGCGACCGGGCAGGTGCGGCTCCAGGCGCGCAGCAGGGGCATGACCGCGCCCGAGCGCCAGCCGGCCGCGAGACCGTCGGTGAGCACGAGGATCACGCGGCGCATGTCTCCCGCGCTGCCGAGCGGTTCCTCGGGGCCGATGCGGGCCGGGTCCGTCTCGTCGGTGCCGCGCAGGCTCAGGACGCGTACGCGCGCGAAGTCCCCTTCGCGGTTCAGCTCGTCGACCAGGTCGTCGACGGCGTGGTCCCAGATCCGCATGGTCAGGTGGCTGTCGAGGACGAGCACCGCCTCGGAGCGTTCCTGTCTGCCCGGGCGGCCGGTCGCCGCGCGCCCGAGTCGGCCGAGAACGGACGCGGCCTCACGACGTGCCCGCGTTGCCGGTCCCTGCCGCTGCCCTCCGTCGTCATGCATATGCGCCCTCAAGGCGTCGTGGCGGCCAGGACGATGGTGCGGAGTCCCGCAGTGCGCGGGCGTGCGTGACATCCACAAGCGCAGCGTGACAGTGCGCCCGCAGTGCAAGCAAGGGGGTACGGCGGCATGGGCCGGGGCGCACGGGCATCTTGCCGGAAGTCGCGCCCTGGGAACGGGAGTTCGTGCCTCCGGCGGTGAGTGTGATGCGCCTGGCGAGTGGCTCCGTGCGCCCGGCCGTCGAAGAGGTGCGCCCGGGTGTCGAGGAGGTGCGCCCGGCCGTCGAGGGTGTGCGCCCGTCGGGCGGAGGTGTGCGCCCGGTGGGAGACGCCCGTACGGCAGCGGAGGCGGTCTGGGTCACGGCGCGGCACCCCCTCTCGCCGGGTGCGGGAGGTTCACGGACCGGTGGCCGGCGGGGCCGGTCAACTCGTCACCGGCGTACGGTCGGGCCCCGGCGGCCCGGGTCTGCGCTCCGGGTCGTCGAGCAGGATCGCCAGATGGCGTCCCACGTGGTTGTCCCAGCCCTCGGGGCCCAGCGCCAGTGCTTCCTTGCGCCAATTTCCCGCGCGCGTCACCAGACCGGCGAGGCCCCTGTCCTGGACCATCTCGGCGACCGCCTCCTTGAAGGCGGGGTCGCCGCAGTCGCCGCGGTGCCAGATCATCGCGGGCACCCCCGCGCGCAGTCCCGCCATGAACTCCTGATGGCTGGCAGGTGAGTCGGTGCCGGGGGGCTGGCTCAGAACCAGGCAGACCGCGTGGTCGTCCTCCTTCAGCTCGCGCTCCAGATGGAAGTGCGACTGGCCTGGAGGGTTGAAGTACGAATGGCTGTCGGCGGGCTGCTCCTTGAGCTGGCGCCACTTCTTGTGCCAGGGACGGTGCCAGGCGGCCTTGCGCAGGCGCTCGAAGCTGCGGATCAGAACCGCGTAGTCCATCACCAGAGGGGTCGGGGAGGAGGACGAGGACTCCTTGTGCCACCACTCGACGGGCTCGCCGAGTAGTTCCCACGGGAGGATGAATTCGAGGACGACCGGTTGTCGCAGGTCCGCCCACCGCTCCTCGGTCTGCTCGATGAGGACCTCGACCTCGGAGGGCAGGTCGTCACGGTGCAGATGCAGGGTCTCGCCCGGCACGGGATGCCAGCCCTCGGCGTCCGACTGCCGCCAGTGGGAGAGGAAGTAGCGGTCGGGGTCCACTCCGTCCGGCTCGAACTGGATCATCAGATACGCGGGCACCATGGACGGCGGGGCCTGCCGGGCCAGGTCGCCACGCTGCCAGTCGGCGATCTGCTCCTCAAGGCCCCACGTCCTGGCCTGCTGACGGTTCCAGCGACGCAGGTCCTCCGCTGCCTCCATCTGTCCGTCCTCCACGAGCCGTTCGGCGGCCAGGGCCAGGAACGCCATGCTGACGGGGAGTTCCTTCGCGGCGGTGTTGTCGCCGGCCAGTCGTAGAAAGACTGCCCATCCCGTGTCGCACCACGCGGGCAATTCCTGGGTGCGTGAGCGGCTTGCCCGCCGGGCGAGGGTGGCGAGGCCCGCCGATGAGCGCATGTCACGGAGGATCGGCTGCAAAGGATGCAGGTCGGCGCCGTCGAAGAACTCCACGGCCTCCCACTCGTCCACAAGACGCAGCAGCGACAGGATCGCGGAGGACTGCTGCTCCAGATACTGCAGACAGCGCACCAGACTCGGCAGGCCGTCGGGGACCTGCCCGCAGTGCTCCACCAGTTGCAGCAACCAGGGCCGCAGCGCCCCGTTGCGCAGCGGCTCCACAGGGTGTTCCAGCTCTTCGCTCAGCATGCGCACCCAGAGATCGGCGCTGTTCTCCTGCCGTACCGTGCTCGAATCCTGCAGTACGTCGACGATGTCGGCGACCAATTCGTTGCGAACCCTCGCAGGGCTGCGCCCGTCCACCCCCGTGACCTCCCCGATCGCACCGTCATATCGATGGTGGCGACAAGCGTACGGCCACAGTCCAGCTCAGGGCAGGCCTCCGGCCATGTGCGGAGCCGAGCTGTGACCATCAATCCCGTGGCGCCAACTGGCCTGTACGCAAAGCGAGTTCATTCGTTCGAGCAGTTTCAGCCGTCGGCGAGCCCTGACTTCAGGCCCGCCCCGCACAGCGGAACCACGGCCGTCCGCTCGCCGAGCGCTCCGTCCCGTACGGCCGCCCAGCAGGCGACGCCGGTCGCCTCGACGTACAGGCCGCGTCCTGCCAGGTCCAGCTGGGCGGCGCGGATCTGGTCCTCCGTGACCGTCAGGAAGCCGCCGCCGAGACCGCGTACGGCCCGCAGGATCTGGCGTGCGCGGGGCGGCTGCGGGATCGCGATGCCCTCCGCGAGCGTGGGGGCCGCCGGCGTGGTGCCCAGGGGTTCGTCGGCGCCCGCGCGCCACGCCTCGGCCAGCGGGGAGACCGCGGCGGCCTGCACGGCGTACAGCGCGGGAGCCTTCGCGATCAGGCCCGCCGTGTGCAGTTCGCGCACCGCGAGGGCCGCGCCGAGCAGCAGGGTGCCGTTGCCCGCGGGCACGACGAGCGCGTCCGGCAGCCGGCCGCCCAGGTCCTCCCACAGCTCGTGGACGTAGGTCTTGGTGCCTTGCAGGAAGTAGGGGTTGTGCACGTGCGAGGCGTAGAAGGTGCCCGGTTCGTCGGCCGCCGTCCGGGCCGTCCACGCCGTCTTCTCGCGGTCGCCGGGGACGACTTCGAGCCGTGCCCCGTGCGCGCCGATCTGTTCGAGCTTCTTCGGTGACGTGCCCTCCGGGACGTACACCGTGCAGGGCAGCCCGGCCCGCGCGCAGTACGCGGCGACCGCCGTGCCCGCGTTGCCGCTGCTGTCGGCGATCACCCGGTCCGGGGCGAGGCGCAGGGCGAGGGCGGCGAGCATGACCGCGCCGCGGTCCTTGAAGGAGAGCGTCGGCATCAGGAAGTCGAGCTTGGCCGAGATCGCGCCATCCAGCGGAACGAGCGGTGTGCGGCCCTCGCCGAGCGAGAACGCGGGGGCCGGCAAGGGCAGGGACTCCGCGTACCGCCACAGTGAATTGACCCTGCCGGTCAGGGACTTCAGCGGTGCGGGATTGGGGGAGAAGTCCAGGTCGAGGGGGCCGCGGCAGACGGGGCAGCACCAGGCGAGGGTGCCCGAGGGGACACGGGTTCCGTCGGTGGGGCAGAAACAATCCGGCAATGCTGTCATGTAGTCAGGCTAGTTGGGGCAGTTGGGGCCGATGTGTCATGACGGGTGCGTGGCGGTCATGTTACGTCCGGTCCTGACCCTTGTGGGATTCCTATGGATCCGCCAATCTTTCGTCCCGACGAAGGCAAGTTTCCGTCGCGGTGAGGGCGAGAACGGGCATTTTGCTTGACATGTCCCTGTCGGTATCCCTGTCTGCGCCATCCCTCACCATCCCCCACCAGCGCACCACCTATTGAGGAGGACCCCTCAGATGGCAGTGATGCGTCATACCCGCCGAAGACTGGCCGGGATCAGCGCGACAGCGGTCGCGGCCCTCGCCCTCGGCGTCGTCTCCGCCCTCCCCGCGACCGCTCAGCCGGGTCAGGCCGAAGGCACGATCGAAAACGCCGGAGCCCCGGGTGCGATACCGGGCAGCTACATAGTCAGCCTCGACGCGGACGCCGCGAAGGCCGACTCCAGGCAGGGCAAGGCCCTGGCCGAGAAGTACGGCGCCGAGATCGACCGTACGTACAAGAAGGCGCTCAACGGCTACGCGGTCGAGCTCTCCGCGGCCGAGGCCAAGAAGTTCGCCGCGGACCCGGCGGTCACGTCCGTCGTGCAGAACCGCACGTTCACCGTCGACGCCACCCAGCCGAACCCGCCCTCCTGGGGTCTTGACCGCATCGACCAGAAGACGCTCCCGCTGAACAACTCGTACACCTATCCGGACTCCGCCGGTGAGGGTGTCACGGCGTACGTCATCGACACCGGAGTCCGCATCAGCCACAGCGACTTCGGCGGACGCGCCTCCTACGGCTATGACGCCATCGACAACGACAACACCGCCCAGGACGGCCACGGCCACGGCACGCACGTCGCGGGCACCGTCGGCGGAACCCTGCACGGCGTGGCCAAGAAGGCGAAGATCGTCGGTGTGCGCGTCCTGAACAACCAGGGCTCCGGCACCACCGCGCAGGTCGTCGCCGGCATCGACTGGGTCACCCAGAACGCGGTCAAGCCCGCCGTGGCGAACATGTCACTCGGCGGCGGCGCCGACAGCGCCCTGGACGCGGCCGTACGCAACGCCATCGCGTCCGGCATCACCTTCGCCGTCGCGGCCGGCAACGAATCCGTCAACGCCTCCACGCGCTCGCCCGCGCGCGTGACCGAGGCCATCACGGTCGGCGCCACCACGAACACCGACGCCAAGGCGAGCTACTCCAACTTCGGCAGCGTCCTCGACCTGTTCGCGCCGGGCTCGTCCATCACCTCGGCCTGGAACACCAACGACACCGCGACGAACACCATCTCCGGTACGTCGATGGCGTCCCCGCACACCGCGGGTGCCGCGGCGCTCTACCTCGCGGACAACCGTGCGGCGACCCCGGCGCAGGTCTCCGCGGCACTGGTCGGCGCGGCCTCCACCGGCGTCGTCACCAGCCCCGGATCGGGCTCGCCCAACCGCCTCCTGAACGTGGGTCCCGGCTCGACCAACCCCCCGGGCTCCAAGTTCGAGAACACGACCGACTACGCGATCAACGACAACGCCACGGCCGAATCTCCGGTCACCGTGAGCGGCGTCCCGGGTTCGGCGCCCGCCACCCTGAGCGTGCCGGTAGCCATCAAGCACACCTATGTGGG
This region includes:
- a CDS encoding threonine synthase encodes the protein MTALPDCFCPTDGTRVPSGTLAWCCPVCRGPLDLDFSPNPAPLKSLTGRVNSLWRYAESLPLPAPAFSLGEGRTPLVPLDGAISAKLDFLMPTLSFKDRGAVMLAALALRLAPDRVIADSSGNAGTAVAAYCARAGLPCTVYVPEGTSPKKLEQIGAHGARLEVVPGDREKTAWTARTAADEPGTFYASHVHNPYFLQGTKTYVHELWEDLGGRLPDALVVPAGNGTLLLGAALAVRELHTAGLIAKAPALYAVQAAAVSPLAEAWRAGADEPLGTTPAAPTLAEGIAIPQPPRARQILRAVRGLGGGFLTVTEDQIRAAQLDLAGRGLYVEATGVACWAAVRDGALGERTAVVPLCGAGLKSGLADG
- a CDS encoding S8 family serine peptidase, which codes for MAVMRHTRRRLAGISATAVAALALGVVSALPATAQPGQAEGTIENAGAPGAIPGSYIVSLDADAAKADSRQGKALAEKYGAEIDRTYKKALNGYAVELSAAEAKKFAADPAVTSVVQNRTFTVDATQPNPPSWGLDRIDQKTLPLNNSYTYPDSAGEGVTAYVIDTGVRISHSDFGGRASYGYDAIDNDNTAQDGHGHGTHVAGTVGGTLHGVAKKAKIVGVRVLNNQGSGTTAQVVAGIDWVTQNAVKPAVANMSLGGGADSALDAAVRNAIASGITFAVAAGNESVNASTRSPARVTEAITVGATTNTDAKASYSNFGSVLDLFAPGSSITSAWNTNDTATNTISGTSMASPHTAGAAALYLADNRAATPAQVSAALVGAASTGVVTSPGSGSPNRLLNVGPGSTNPPGSKFENTTDYAINDNATAESPVTVSGVPGSAPATLSVPVAIKHTYVGDLRVQLIAPDGSAYTLKGYGTGGSSNDINTTYTVNASSETANGTWKLRVSDNAAQDVGRIDSWALQF